The Taeniopygia guttata chromosome 9, bTaeGut7.mat, whole genome shotgun sequence genome segment CTGTATGAGTTCTTTTGTGTATTTTGAGATTCTCTGATCTGGCAAACACTTTGCCACAGCCTGGGAAAGGGCAGGGGAAAGGTTTTTCACCTGTGTGGACTCTGATGTGATTTACAAGTTTATATTTGGCCTTGAAAGGTTTCCCTTCTCTTGGACACTCTTCCCAGAAACATATGTGATTGGACTGCTCGGGTCCTCCAACGTGCTCCACCGTGACATGAGTCACCAGCTCGTGCATCGTGCTGAAAGTTTTCGAGCATAATTTTTTGGGAGTCTGGTCCAACTCAATCCACTTACAGATGAGTTCCTGTTTGATGGGCTGCCTCATGTAACGAAAGAAGGCACCCGGGCCGTGGTGTGGAGCCAGGTTCACATTCAGATTCATACCACCGTAGCTATGAAGCGAAGAAGCAGCAAAATGATCTGTCCTGGAGGCTGGTACTTGAGTGAAATGTTCAGACCTGGCGTACATTTCTCCAGGTAACCCCAGTCTGAGCTGTCCGTTTAGATGGCCACCTGGAGCTGCATGGGGAGGCTGCTCATGGAGTCCAGTGAACAGAGAGGGATTCCCAGCTTCtgagtggtggtggtggtgaccATGGTGTCCGGGGTAGCTACCTGTTGTTGAGACAAACAGTCCGTGGTGAGAACTTGCAGCGGGGTGCTGCTCGGTCAGCCCTGGCATGAGTGGGGCCGGCAGGTCTCTGCGGATGAAGAAGTCCCTacctgctgccagagcctgggctgggtgAGAGACGGGGTAAGGGGCTGCTGGTGACTGCGCCGGGCCAAACGCTGCCGTTTGACTAGAGACCACCTCGGCTTGGCCTGCcatatgatgatgatgatgatgatgatgatgatggtggtggtggagcTGGTGGTGGGGATGAGGGGCAGGGCTGATCTTAAGGGCCGCGGGGTGatgctgaggaggaggatgaggaggaggacgGTGGCGGTGCCCCATGTGTTCTGGCCGGAGCTGCTGCGGCCCGAGGCGGGACTCGGCGGCGTGTTCCCCCGGCTGCGTGGGCGCCGTGGTGTGGGGGTGCCCGGCGACACCCGGGAAGCCTGTCATGCTCTGAGGGGGGTGGTGATGGTGGCGAGGAGCCCCCGCCAAGTCTACTAATCTCAGCGCCGTGTTCCGCCTGGAGAGAGCAGCGGGGTCCATCACCGGGATCCCCAGAGCATCCACGCTCATTAGCTTCTAACGCTAAAAAGTCACCTGACAGCGGGAGGAGAGATACAcagggcagcagggtgggaggggGGGAGCGGGGGAaacaactttctttttttttttctttttctttttttttttttctccgtTCTCCCGAAATAAAAAAAGTTTCCCGGTGCCGCTGCCCTGGCGCGGGACGCACgggtggctgtgccagcggGTGGGCTCGGGGGGCCGGCAGGAGGCTTTGGCGGCGGCCGGGGAGGTCCCGCGGCGCGCCCGTcctgcccggggccggggcggcccTCACGGCGCGGCGGGACCGGccgggccccgctcccgccgcgccgctGCCCCGCCGGCCACACAATCGCCGCGCCCGCCCATTGGCTGCCGCCGCGGTGACGTCACCGTGACAGGTCCCGCCGCCGCCTGAAAGGGAGATCGCCGGTGCCGTGAGGGGGGcgcgcggggccgggctgcgcaTGCGCCGCCGCGCCAACCCTTCCGCCGGCGCCCCatccccggcccggcccggcccggcccg includes the following:
- the ZIC4 gene encoding zinc finger protein ZIC 4 isoform X5 — encoded protein: MFGNAFPSSQGRGFYVELPCSYPGHHGHHHHHSEAGNPSLFTGLHEQPPHAAPGGHLNGQLRLGLPGEMYARSEHFTQVPASRTDHFAASSLHSYGGMNLNVNLAPHHGPGAFFRYMRQPIKQELICKWIELDQTPKKLCSKTFSTMHELVTHVTVEHVGGPEQSNHICFWEECPREGKPFKAKYKLVNHIRVHTGEKPFPCPFPGCGKVFARSENLKIHKRTHTGEKPFKCEFEGCDRRFANSSDRKKHSHVHTSDKPYNCKVRGCDKSYTHPSSLRKHMKVHCKSPPPSSGYESSTPSLVSPSSDSGREPPASCSHAEPSAPAQPAANLSEWYVCQGSGPRGPPGPPGASPPPRLPAGPRPRC
- the ZIC4 gene encoding zinc finger protein ZIC 4 isoform X3; the encoded protein is MKDDRLDASAKEVEQSQEMRHKTPLVMRKRKRLYRNILEKSSSYPGHHGHHHHHSEAGNPSLFTGLHEQPPHAAPGGHLNGQLRLGLPGEMYARSEHFTQVPASRTDHFAASSLHSYGGMNLNVNLAPHHGPGAFFRYMRQPIKQELICKWIELDQTPKKLCSKTFSTMHELVTHVTVEHVGGPEQSNHICFWEECPREGKPFKAKYKLVNHIRVHTGEKPFPCPFPGCGKVFARSENLKIHKRTHTGEKPFKCEFEGCDRRFANSSDRKKHSHVHTSDKPYNCKVRGCDKSYTHPSSLRKHMKVHCKSPPPSSGYESSTPSLVSPSSDSGREPPASCSHAEPSAPAQPAANLSEWYVCQGSGPRGPPGPPGASPPPRLPAGPRPRC
- the ZIC4 gene encoding zinc finger protein ZIC 4 isoform X4, which produces MRHKTPLVMRKRKRLYRNILEKSSSYPGHHGHHHHHSEAGNPSLFTGLHEQPPHAAPGGHLNGQLRLGLPGEMYARSEHFTQVPASRTDHFAASSLHSYGGMNLNVNLAPHHGPGAFFRYMRQPIKQELICKWIELDQTPKKLCSKTFSTMHELVTHVTVEHVGGPEQSNHICFWEECPREGKPFKAKYKLVNHIRVHTGEKPFPCPFPGCGKVFARSENLKIHKRTHTGEKPFKCEFEGCDRRFANSSDRKKHSHVHTSDKPYNCKVRGCDKSYTHPSSLRKHMKVHCKSPPPSSGYESSTPSLVSPSSDSGREPPASCSHAEPSAPAQPAANLSEWYVCQGSGPRGPPGPPGASPPPRLPAGPRPRC
- the ZIC4 gene encoding zinc finger protein ZIC 4 isoform X2 is translated as MSVDALGIPVMDPAALSRRNTALRLVDLAGAPRHHHHPPQSMTGFPGVAGHPHTTAPTQPGEHAAESRLGPQQLRPEHMGHRHRPPPHPPPQHHPAALKISPAPHPHHQLHHHHHHHHHHHHHMAGQAEVVSSQTAAFGPAQSPAAPYPVSHPAQALAAGRDFFIRRDLPAPLMPGLTEQHPAASSHHGLFVSTTGSYPGHHGHHHHHSEAGNPSLFTGLHEQPPHAAPGGHLNGQLRLGLPGEMYARSEHFTQVPASRTDHFAASSLHSYGGMNLNVNLAPHHGPGAFFRYMRQPIKQELICKWIELDQTPKKLCSKTFSTMHELVTHVTVEHVGGPEQSNHICFWEECPREGKPFKAKYKLVNHIRVHTGEKPFPCPFPGCGKVFARSENLKIHKRTHTGEKPFKCEFEGCDRRFANSSDRKKHSHVHTSDKPYNCKVRGCDKSYTHPSSLRKHMKVHCKSPPPSSGYESSTPSLVSPSSDSGREPPASCSHAEPSAPAQPAANLSE
- the ZIC4 gene encoding zinc finger protein ZIC 4 isoform X1; this encodes MSVDALGIPVMDPAALSRRNTALRLVDLAGAPRHHHHPPQSMTGFPGVAGHPHTTAPTQPGEHAAESRLGPQQLRPEHMGHRHRPPPHPPPQHHPAALKISPAPHPHHQLHHHHHHHHHHHHHMAGQAEVVSSQTAAFGPAQSPAAPYPVSHPAQALAAGRDFFIRRDLPAPLMPGLTEQHPAASSHHGLFVSTTGSYPGHHGHHHHHSEAGNPSLFTGLHEQPPHAAPGGHLNGQLRLGLPGEMYARSEHFTQVPASRTDHFAASSLHSYGGMNLNVNLAPHHGPGAFFRYMRQPIKQELICKWIELDQTPKKLCSKTFSTMHELVTHVTVEHVGGPEQSNHICFWEECPREGKPFKAKYKLVNHIRVHTGEKPFPCPFPGCGKVFARSENLKIHKRTHTGEKPFKCEFEGCDRRFANSSDRKKHSHVHTSDKPYNCKVRGCDKSYTHPSSLRKHMKVHCKSPPPSSGYESSTPSLVSPSSDSGREPPASCSHAEPSAPAQPAANLSEWYVCQGSGPRGPPGPPGASPPPRLPAGPRPRC